The proteins below come from a single Arthrobacter sp. B1I2 genomic window:
- a CDS encoding DUF427 domain-containing protein encodes MARAIWNGKVIAESADTVVVEGNHYFPREAVNAAYLRDSDKSTFCPWKGQASYHTLEVDGEVNDAAAWFYPEPKDRAKHIENRIAFWRGVTVEA; translated from the coding sequence ATGGCCAGGGCTATCTGGAACGGAAAAGTCATCGCTGAATCCGCGGACACCGTGGTAGTGGAGGGCAACCACTACTTCCCGCGCGAAGCCGTCAACGCCGCGTACCTGCGGGACAGCGACAAGAGCACGTTCTGCCCATGGAAGGGGCAGGCCAGCTACCACACGCTCGAAGTGGACGGCGAGGTCAACGACGCCGCGGCCTGGTTCTATCCGGAACCCAAGGACCGGGCCAAGCACATCGAGAACCGAATCGCGTTCTGGCGCGGCGTCACCGTCGAGGCCTAG
- a CDS encoding VOC family protein yields the protein MLTIGTIVLGVNDVAAATKFWHEAIGYVPREPGDDTWVTLTPASGPGSELSLMLSETPVQAYPRIHLDLYADDQGAEVERLVSLGAKRVDWDMYPDDPDFVVLEDPDGNRFCVIDKSPP from the coding sequence ATGTTGACCATCGGCACCATTGTCCTTGGCGTCAACGACGTTGCCGCCGCCACCAAGTTCTGGCATGAAGCCATCGGGTATGTCCCCCGGGAACCCGGCGACGACACGTGGGTGACCCTCACGCCGGCGTCGGGCCCTGGCTCGGAGCTGTCCCTCATGCTCAGCGAGACGCCCGTCCAGGCGTACCCGCGGATCCACTTGGATCTGTATGCGGATGACCAGGGCGCGGAGGTGGAGCGGCTGGTTTCGCTCGGTGCCAAGCGCGTGGACTGGGACATGTACCCGGACGACCCGGACTTCGTGGTCCTGGAGGATCCGGACGGTAACCGGTTCTGCGTCATCGACAAGAGCCCGCCCTAA
- a CDS encoding patatin-like phospholipase family protein, with protein MNTTPFTTPHATNASGRALVLGGGGSTGNAWLIGVLAGLAAGGLDVTDADLVIGTSAGSTAAAQIAGAAPAELYAAVLDAPQRTAPPGSGGGPAPARPVADHLARTGRIIAAATDAADMRRRMGAMALELAAAHDGSARWRQTVAARLPTPDWPQHTLLITAVDARTGEPAVFDGTSGVELVDAVAASCASGFAYAIGDSRFIDGGYRRNENADLAAGFGRVLVLSPFGGRARMPLEWGMQLAAQVDELRAAGSGVETICPDSGSEHLFGANAMDLSLRPAAARAGFSQGEALAGELANFWR; from the coding sequence ATGAACACAACCCCTTTTACAACTCCCCACGCCACGAATGCCTCCGGGCGGGCACTGGTCCTCGGTGGCGGCGGATCAACAGGCAACGCGTGGCTGATCGGCGTCCTCGCCGGGCTGGCCGCCGGCGGCTTGGACGTGACTGACGCTGACCTGGTCATCGGCACCTCGGCCGGATCCACGGCCGCGGCGCAGATCGCCGGCGCAGCGCCCGCCGAACTGTATGCCGCCGTCCTCGACGCGCCTCAGCGGACTGCTCCGCCAGGATCCGGCGGCGGACCAGCTCCCGCCAGGCCCGTGGCTGACCACCTGGCACGGACGGGAAGGATCATCGCAGCCGCCACGGACGCGGCTGACATGCGCCGCAGGATGGGTGCCATGGCACTGGAGCTGGCTGCCGCGCACGACGGTTCCGCCCGGTGGCGCCAGACCGTGGCCGCGCGGCTGCCCACGCCAGACTGGCCGCAACACACCCTGCTCATCACGGCGGTCGATGCCCGTACCGGAGAACCGGCGGTGTTTGACGGCACCAGCGGCGTCGAGCTGGTGGACGCCGTGGCCGCCAGCTGTGCCAGCGGTTTCGCCTACGCGATCGGGGACAGTCGCTTTATCGACGGCGGCTACCGTCGCAACGAGAACGCCGACCTCGCAGCCGGGTTCGGGCGCGTCCTGGTGCTCTCGCCCTTCGGCGGCAGGGCGCGCATGCCACTGGAGTGGGGCATGCAGCTCGCCGCGCAGGTGGACGAGCTTCGTGCAGCGGGGAGCGGGGTGGAAACGATCTGCCCGGACAGTGGCTCCGAGCACTTGTTCGGTGCCAACGCAATGGATCTGTCACTGCGCCCGGCGGCCGCCCGGGCGGGTTTCAGCCAAGGTGAGGCGCTTGCAGGGGAGCTCGCCAACTTCTGGCGCTGA
- a CDS encoding pectinesterase family protein has protein sequence MPAILPSRRSVLTTLALTAGAAAFSGSGMASAFAQAGPDPTKPRTKPVIFVVGDSTSSAYQQSERPRAGWGQALPLLLGPQATVFDYAWSGASSKSFADAGLLDRVLALMQPGDYLLVSFGHNDEKVTDPARGTLPDSTFKEYLGRYIDGARARGGKPVLVTPVERRRFDSFGSAKDSHGAYPQAVRELAAASGTPLVDLTASSKELWQQLGPEGTKSQFLFLAPGEHPQYPQGSEDNTHFQAAGAVSVARLVAAELQSKGIVPPGYFLNIGAVADPLLEMYWPSERPVDLPVTLDVGPGRTFATVQAAVDSVPAGSLQRTVIRIQPGTYREAVRVPADKPRISFIGQGSRPEDVVLVFNNASGTPKPDGSGNFGTSGSASVRIDGPDFVARNLTISNDFDEAANMGMKDRQAVALHITADRSVLSNVRLLGNQDTLLVNSPGAGVQARFYFEGCYVEGDVDFIFGRGTAVFSGCEIKSLDRGSTTNNGYVTAGSQDLSIAYGYLFDQCRLVSDAAKDTVHLGRPWHPSGDPKAVAQVLVRDSWLGAHISGTPWTDMSGFSWREARFHEYNNRGPGAQITPDRPQLPGAEAGKYTVRTYLQGADGWAPQLAGSTADCTLVPSEVAA, from the coding sequence ATGCCCGCCATCCTGCCAAGCCGCCGCAGCGTCCTTACCACCCTGGCGCTCACCGCCGGGGCCGCGGCCTTCTCGGGATCAGGCATGGCGAGCGCGTTCGCCCAAGCCGGCCCGGATCCAACCAAACCGCGCACCAAGCCGGTCATCTTCGTCGTCGGGGACTCGACGTCGTCGGCCTACCAACAGTCCGAACGCCCGCGCGCGGGCTGGGGACAGGCCCTTCCGCTCCTGCTGGGGCCGCAGGCAACCGTCTTTGACTACGCGTGGTCAGGCGCCTCCTCCAAGAGCTTTGCCGACGCCGGACTGCTGGACCGGGTGCTGGCCCTGATGCAGCCGGGTGACTACCTGCTGGTCTCTTTCGGCCACAACGACGAAAAGGTGACGGACCCGGCCCGCGGAACGCTCCCGGATTCCACTTTCAAGGAGTACCTGGGCCGGTACATCGACGGGGCCCGGGCGCGCGGAGGCAAGCCCGTGCTGGTCACTCCGGTGGAACGCCGCCGCTTCGATTCGTTCGGCAGCGCGAAGGACTCCCACGGAGCGTATCCGCAGGCTGTGCGGGAGCTCGCCGCAGCGTCCGGCACTCCCCTGGTGGACCTCACGGCCTCCTCCAAGGAGCTCTGGCAGCAGCTGGGGCCGGAAGGAACCAAGTCGCAGTTCCTTTTCCTCGCTCCCGGGGAGCACCCGCAGTATCCGCAGGGGTCGGAGGACAATACGCATTTCCAGGCCGCCGGCGCGGTGTCAGTGGCCCGTCTCGTGGCGGCTGAACTGCAGTCCAAGGGGATCGTGCCGCCAGGCTACTTCCTGAATATCGGCGCCGTCGCGGACCCCCTGCTGGAAATGTACTGGCCGTCCGAGCGCCCAGTCGATCTACCGGTAACGCTCGACGTCGGGCCCGGCCGGACGTTCGCCACCGTGCAGGCCGCCGTCGATTCTGTGCCTGCGGGCAGCCTCCAGCGGACCGTCATCAGGATCCAGCCCGGCACCTATCGGGAAGCGGTGCGGGTGCCTGCCGACAAGCCCCGGATTTCGTTCATCGGGCAGGGCAGCAGGCCGGAGGACGTGGTTTTGGTCTTCAACAACGCCTCCGGGACGCCCAAGCCGGATGGCAGCGGGAACTTCGGCACATCGGGCAGCGCGTCCGTCCGGATTGACGGGCCGGACTTCGTGGCCCGGAACCTGACCATCAGCAACGATTTCGACGAGGCCGCCAACATGGGGATGAAAGACCGCCAGGCCGTGGCGCTGCACATCACCGCCGACCGGTCGGTGCTGTCCAACGTCAGGCTGCTCGGCAACCAGGACACCCTGCTGGTCAACTCCCCCGGTGCAGGCGTCCAGGCGCGGTTCTACTTTGAGGGCTGCTACGTGGAAGGCGACGTGGACTTCATCTTCGGCCGCGGCACCGCTGTCTTCAGCGGCTGTGAGATCAAGTCCCTGGACCGCGGCTCCACCACCAACAACGGCTACGTGACGGCGGGCAGCCAGGACCTGTCCATCGCGTACGGCTACCTCTTTGACCAGTGCCGGCTTGTCTCCGATGCGGCGAAAGACACCGTCCATCTCGGCAGGCCCTGGCACCCCAGCGGTGACCCGAAAGCCGTTGCCCAGGTCCTGGTGCGGGACTCCTGGCTTGGGGCCCACATCTCAGGCACGCCATGGACGGACATGAGCGGCTTCTCCTGGCGGGAGGCGCGGTTCCACGAGTACAACAACCGTGGCCCCGGCGCGCAGATTACCCCGGACCGTCCGCAGTTGCCCGGGGCTGAGGCGGGCAAGTACACGGTCAGGACCTACCTGCAGGGAGCGGACGGGTGGGCGCCACAGCTCGCCGGTTCAACGGCGGATTGCACGTTGGTGCCGTCGGAGGTGGCTGCTTAG
- a CDS encoding pectate lyase family protein: MSAAVAVAGALLVAGPAGASPNPVADPAAQTAQTPVERQTLPAGNGWASEGTGTTGGSAAEAANVYDVSTKSELLAAFATAGSQPKIVRIHGSIDANTAEDGSPLTCDSYAAGTGFSLEQYLLDFDPATYGRDQEPAGPQENARRLAAAKQAKTIRWDIPSNTTIVGATPDSSIKGAALRVNGATNVIVRNLTLRDAADCFPAWDPTDGTEGNWNSEYDLLQVINKATHVWIDHSAFTDAPNLDSSQPLYFGRPYQVHDGAVDVTNGSDLVTMSYNRFSDHDKLLLIGSTDSPTRGDPGKLRVTIHHNVFENIGQRAPRVRFGQVDVYNNHFKVAEDSAIPYEYSLGAGFSSHLYAEANAFTLPAGIEAGDIIGRYKGTAIATIANAVNGKITDLRAEYNAAAAPADQLAEDTSWTPTLRTQVHPAQAVPALLKDSTGPIFTAGTDH; this comes from the coding sequence ATGTCTGCAGCGGTTGCCGTGGCAGGAGCTCTGCTCGTTGCCGGACCGGCTGGGGCGTCTCCCAACCCGGTCGCCGACCCCGCTGCCCAGACCGCCCAAACACCCGTTGAGCGCCAGACGCTTCCCGCAGGAAACGGCTGGGCATCTGAGGGCACGGGAACCACTGGTGGTTCGGCAGCAGAAGCCGCCAACGTTTACGACGTCTCCACCAAGTCCGAGTTGCTGGCGGCTTTCGCCACCGCCGGAAGCCAGCCCAAGATCGTCCGGATCCATGGCAGCATCGACGCCAATACTGCTGAGGACGGTTCCCCGCTTACCTGCGACAGCTACGCGGCAGGCACCGGATTCAGCTTGGAGCAGTACCTTCTGGACTTCGACCCCGCAACCTACGGCAGGGACCAGGAGCCGGCAGGCCCGCAGGAGAACGCAAGGCGCCTGGCCGCCGCAAAGCAGGCGAAGACCATCCGGTGGGACATCCCCAGCAACACCACCATTGTTGGCGCCACGCCGGACAGCAGCATCAAAGGCGCAGCCCTCCGCGTCAACGGCGCCACCAACGTGATCGTCCGCAACCTCACCCTGCGCGATGCCGCCGACTGTTTCCCCGCCTGGGATCCCACGGACGGTACCGAGGGCAACTGGAACAGCGAGTACGACCTTCTCCAGGTCATCAACAAGGCCACGCACGTCTGGATCGACCACTCCGCCTTCACCGACGCCCCCAACCTGGACAGCTCCCAGCCGCTGTACTTCGGCCGCCCATACCAGGTGCATGACGGCGCCGTCGATGTCACCAACGGCTCGGATCTGGTGACCATGTCCTACAACCGGTTCTCGGACCATGACAAGCTGCTCCTGATCGGCTCCACTGATTCACCCACGCGTGGCGACCCCGGCAAGCTGAGGGTCACCATCCACCACAACGTCTTCGAAAACATCGGCCAGCGCGCTCCGCGGGTGCGTTTCGGCCAAGTGGACGTGTACAACAACCACTTCAAGGTGGCGGAGGACAGCGCGATTCCCTACGAATACAGCCTGGGCGCGGGATTCAGCTCACACCTCTACGCCGAGGCGAACGCCTTCACGCTTCCGGCAGGCATCGAGGCCGGGGACATCATCGGCCGGTACAAGGGAACGGCCATCGCCACCATCGCCAACGCGGTCAACGGCAAGATCACGGATCTTCGCGCCGAATACAATGCCGCAGCGGCACCCGCAGACCAGTTGGCGGAGGACACGTCCTGGACGCCCACCCTCCGCACCCAGGTCCACCCCGCCCAGGCTGTACCGGCGCTGCTCAAGGACTCCACCGGCCCGATCTTCACTGCGGGAACGGACCACTGA
- a CDS encoding SRPBCC family protein — protein sequence MGPGKSISFLFSERQLDTTITWRLEPVDGGTVLHFEHANFQLGTPMGRHAIEGMGNGWAGLLDRIDGILAEVS from the coding sequence GTGGGCCCAGGAAAATCGATCAGCTTCCTCTTCTCCGAACGCCAGCTGGACACCACAATCACCTGGCGGCTGGAGCCTGTTGACGGCGGCACGGTCCTCCACTTCGAACACGCAAACTTCCAGCTCGGCACCCCCATGGGCCGCCACGCCATCGAAGGCATGGGCAACGGCTGGGCGGGCCTGCTGGACCGCATCGACGGGATCCTCGCCGAAGTCTCCTAA